One window of the Trifolium pratense cultivar HEN17-A07 linkage group LG2, ARS_RC_1.1, whole genome shotgun sequence genome contains the following:
- the LOC123909805 gene encoding cysteine-rich and transmembrane domain-containing protein WIH2-like yields the protein MSYYNQQQPPVGTPPPQGYPPEGYGKEGYPPPGYPPPPGYPPQGYPPQGYPPPGYPPQGYPPPPYPAQGYPPQYAPQYAQPPPPHHHNNNNNSSSPGCLEGCCAALCCCCLLDACF from the exons ATGAGTTATTACAATCAACAACAGCCACCCGTCGGAACTCCGCCGCCACAAG GTTATCCGCCGGAGGGATACGGAAAGGAAGGATATCCGCCACCGGGATATCCACCACCACCGGGATATCCACCACAAGGATATCCACCGCAAGGATATCCTCCGCCGGGTTATCCACCGCAAGGATATCCACCGCCACCATACCCAGCGCAAGGTTATCCTCCTCAGTACGCTCCTCAATACGCtcaaccaccaccacctcatcatcataataacaacaacaattcatCGAGCCCTGGTTGCTTAGAAGGCTG TTGTGCTGCTCTCTGCTGTTGCTGTCTATTGGATGCCTGCTTCTAA